In Achromobacter pestifer, the DNA window CGACAGGTCGAAGGTGGCGCCGCTGGCGACGGTCACGGTGCCGGTGGCCGCGAGGCTGCTGCCCGCGCCCAGCGCCAGCGTGCCGCTGTTGACGTAGGTGCCGCCGGTGTAGGTGTTGGCGCCGTTGAGCGTCAGCGTGCTGGCGCCGTTCTTGGTCAGGCTGCCCGCGCCCGCGATGTTGCCGTTGAGCGTCAGGTCTTGGCTGCCTTGCACGGTCAGGCCGGCGTTCAGGGCGATGTTGTTCGCCAGCGCCAGCGCCTGAGTGTTGTCCAGCGTGGCGGCGCCGCCCACCGTCAGTGTGCCGGAGCCGAGCGCGGCGCCGTTGCCGACGATCAGGCCGCCCGCGTTCAGGAGCGTGCCGCCGGCGTAGATGTTGACGCCGCTGAGGGTCAGATTGGCTGCGCCGTTCTTGATCAGGCCGCCGGCGCCGCCGACGGTGCCGTTCAGGTCCATGGCACTGGAACCGGCGATCGTCAGCGCGCCGTTCAGCGCGATCTTGTTGCGCACGGTGACTGCCGTGTTGCTGTCCAGCGTGGTGCCGTTGGCAGCAGTCAGCAGGCCGCTGCCCAGGGCCTTGTCGTTGCCCAGCACCAGCGTGCCGCCGTTGAGCGCCGTGCCGCCGGTGTAGCCGTTGGACGCGTTGAGCACCAGGGTGCCGGCGTCGAGCTTGGCCAGCGTGCCGCTGCCAACGAGCGGGGCGTTGATGGTCGCGGTCACGCCGGGATCGACGCGCACCGAGGCGTAGCCCTGGTCGCCGTTGACCAGATTGAGCGAACCCAGCGAGCCGCGCTCCAGGACATAGCCGTTGGTCATGAACTGCATGCCCGTCGCGCTTTGCGCGCCGGCGACGGTGACCGTCCCTGCCGCGCCCTGGAAAACGGCGAACTTGCCGGCCCAGGAGCGGTTACCGTTGCCGTCGACGCCGGTCCAGTTGGCGTTGGCGCCGTCCCAGGTGCCGCTGCCGCCTTCGATTGCGCCATTGCCGACGGTTTGCGAGCCGTCCCAGAACTGCACGGTGACGTTGGGCGCGGCGACCAGCAGGTTGATCTGCTTGTCGACAGCGGTCTGCAGCGCCAGGTCGGCCGGATGCACGCTGCCGGGAACATTGCCGAAGCGCATGCCGTTGTCGGTCAGGCTGCCGCCATAGTTCATGAGCCGGTACACGCCGGTGCCGAAGCCGCCGGCGTCGCTGATATTGAGCGTGCCGCCCAGGGTCAGGTCGCCGGCCACGTTCACCAAGGCCGCGCCGCCACCCAGGGCGGGGGCGCCCAGGCTGGCATTCACGATCGAGTTGGCGTCGAGCGCCAGGCTGCCGACCGACAGGGTGTGGCCGGCCATCAGTTTCAGGGTGGCGTTGTCCAGGACCTCCACGTTGCCGGCAATGCTGCCGGCGCCGCCCAGGGTGGCGCCGCTGTAGACCACCACGTCGCTGCTGGCCAGCGAGCCATCAACCCACAGGCTGCCCGCAGTGACGGAGGTCGAGCCGGCAAGGGTATTGGCGCCCGAAAGCACCATCGACCCCGCGCCAGTCTTGGTCAGGCTGCCCTTGCCGTTGAGTTGGCCGCTGAAGCTGCTGTTGCCGCCGTTGGCGCCGACGCTCAGGATGTTTCCCCACGATACCGTCACGGCGCCTGCGCCGTTCAGGCGATCAAGGCGGACCAGATCGGTCACGAACAGATTGGCGCCCGCCGCCACGTTCGCGGTGGCATTCTGGCCCAGCGCATTGGTGCCTGCGGTGGTCAGGCTGCCGCTTTGCAGATCGATCGTGCCGCTGAAGCTGTTGGCGCCGCCGGTGAGCAAGAGGCTGTCCGCTCCGGTCTTGCGCAGCGTGCCGTTGCCGCTGATCAGGCCGTCCAGGATCAGGCTGTTGTTGCCCGCCACCGTGAGCACGCCGTCGACATTGACGGTATTGCCCAGGCGCATCGGGCCGGCGGTATCCAGCTGCGTGTTGCCCGTGACGGTCAGCATGCCGGTGCCCAGCGCCGCGGCATTGCCCAGGTTCAAGTTGCCGGCATTGACCGTGGTGCCCCCGCTGTGGCGGTTTTCGCCATTGAGGGTGAGTCGGCCGGCGCCGTTCTTGGTCAGTTCCTGATAGCCGTCGATCACGCCGTTCAGGGTGATGTCATTGCTGCCGTCCAGCGTCAGGGAGGCGCTCAGTTGCACCTTGTTGGCCAGGGTCACCGCGCGGCTGGCGTCCAGGGTCGCCGCATTGCGCACGGTCAGCGTGCCCTCGCCGAGCGCGGTGTCGTAGCCCACGCCCAGGTTGCCGCCCATCAGGGTGACGCCGCCCTGGAAGGCGTTGTTGCCGTTAAGCGTGAGCTTGCCAGTGCCGCGCTTGGTCAGGCCGCCGAGGCCGTTGACCAGGCCGCCCAAGGTGAGGTCTTGGTTGCCTACGAGGTTCAGGTCGCCAGCCAGGTTGACCGTGTTGCCCAGGCTCAATGCCACGCTGTTGTCCAGCTGCGTGCCGGAGGCGGCGTTCAGGGTGCTGTGGCCCAGCGGATTGTTGGAGGCCAGCACCAGCTTGCCATTGTTCAGCGCCATCGTGCCGGCGAAGTAGTTGTCGCCGCCCAGGGTCAGGGTGGAGGTGCCGTTCTTGTTCAGGCCGCCGCCGACGATGTTGCCGTTCAGGGTCAGGTCATTGCTGCCGGCCAGGTTCAACTGGCCTTCGGCAATGATCCCGTTGGCCACCGTCAGCGCCTTGTTGTTGTCCAGCGTGGTGCCGTCGGCAGCCGTCAGGGACTCAGTGCCCAGCGCGCTGTTGCTGCCGGCCACGAGCGTGCCGCCCGCGAGCACGGTGCCGCCCTGATAGCCGTTGTTGCCATTGAGCACCAGGGTGCCCTGGTCCAGCTTCTGCAGGGTGCCGGTGCCATTGATGTCCACGTTGATCCAGGCCGTCACGCCTGGGTCGACCCGTAACGCGAACTTGCCGCCGTCGCGGTTGACCGCATTGAGCTTGCCGCCGGCGCCGGCCAGCAGTTGATAGCCATCGGCCATGAACTGCATGCCGTCGACGGTCTGCGTGCCTTGCACCAACACGACACCCGAGTTGCCCTGGAAGACGGCGAACTGGCCGCTCCAGTTGCTATTGACCGTGCCGTCGAAATTGGTCCAATTGGTGGCTCCGGCGTTCCATACGCCGGAGCCGCCTGCGACAACGCCGTTGGGCACCGTTGTGGCGCCGTCCCAGAATAGGGTGCGCCGGTTCGACGAGCTGACCAGCAGATTGACCTCATTGCCTATCGCGGTCTGCACACTCAGTTCGCCTGCGGTCAATGTGTTCGGCAAGGTGCCGAAGTCGAGGATGCTGTTGGTCAGGAGACCGTTGTATGTGAACAGGCGGTACATGCCGTCGCCGAGGCCGCCGGCGTCGGTGATGTTCAGGATGCCGTCCAGGGTCATGGAGCCGTTGACGGCGAAGAGAGGAACATTCCCCGTGGCGGGAGTACCCAGCGCCACGTCGATGTTTGAGTTCTGTGACAGGGTGAGTCCGCCGAGGTTCAGCGTGCTGCCGCTGGTCCCGGCCAGGTGGCCGTTGTTGGCGACGATGACCGAGCCATTGACGGAGCCGCTACCGCTCAGCGTCGCCCCGGAAGCGACGAACAGGCCGGGACCATTGACGGTGCCGCTGACTTTCAGCGTGCCGCCGAGGACCTGGCTGTTGCCCAGGGCGCTGACGCCCGCGAGTTCCATTGCGCCACTGCCGACCTTGTTCAACGTAGCGTTGCCGGTGAGCGAGCCGGAGTACACGTAGTCGGAATTGTTGGCGCCTACCGTGAGTGTGCTGCCCAGACCCACTCTGGTGGTGCCGTTGCCGCTTAGGGAACCCAAACTGGTGCTGCCGTTCAGCTTCAGGGTGGTGCCCGTAGCCAGGTTGACGCTGGTGGGGGTGCCCAGGGCGGCACTGCCCAGGGTGGTGACTGTGCCTGCGGTGATATTGAGGTTGCCGGTGTAGACGTTGTTGCCGAGCACGACCAATTCGTCGGCGCCGGTCTTTGTCAGGTTGCCGCTCCCGCTTAGCAAGCCTCCCATGGTCAACCCCGACTGGGTTTCCAGGGTCAGGTCGCCATTGACGCTGATGGCGTTCACCAGGGACGTGGCTTGGGTGTTCTTCAGGGTGGCCGTGCCGCTGGTGACCAGCGGGCCAGCCCCCAGGGCATTGGCGTTGCTGAACGCCAAGGTGCCGCCACTGAGGGCGATGCCGCCGGTGTGGCCGATGTTGATGGCGTTGAGGTTGAGCGTACCGTTGCCTGTCTTGACCAATTGGCCAGCGCCCGAGATCGGGCCATTCAGGCTCAGGTCATTGTCGCCAGCAACCGTCAACTTGGCATTCAGGATGATGGCGTTGCCTAACCCTATCTGGCTGCTTGCCGTCAAGGTCGAGCTGCCGCCCACGGTCAGGTTGCCGGACCCCAGAGCCTGGCTGTCGCCCACCGTCAGGGTGCCGGCATTCAACGTGGTGCCTGACGCGTAGGTATTTGCGCCGTTCAAGGTAAGGTTGGCCGCGCCGTTCTTGATCAGCGAGCCTGGGCCGGAAACGGCGCCGTTGAGCGTCAGGTCGGCGCTACCGCCTATCCCCATGGCGCCCAGCAAATTCACGTCGTTGTTCAGGACCACCTTGTTATTGGCGTCGAGCACAGCGTTGCCGAACGCCGTCAGGCTGCCGCTGCCCAGAGCCGCATTGCTGCCGACAACCAGGCGGCCGGCGGCGAGCGTCGTGCCGCCGAGATAGGTGTTGTTCCCGTTGAGTACCAGCGTGCCGCTGTCCTGCTTGTTCAGGACGCCGCTGCCGAGTATGGCTACGCCCAGGGTCGCGGTCACGTTGGGATTGACTCGGATCGTGGTAACGCCGCTGGTATTCAACTGACCATTGGCTCCGCCCACCAGCGTGTAGCCGTCGCTCTGGAACTCCAGGCCTGTGATCTGGTGCTGTCCGCCGACCGCCACCGTCCCGGCCACGCCCGAGAACACCGCGTTGCCGCCGGTCCACGATTGATTCACTGCGCCGTCGGCGGAGGTCCAGTTGGTGTTGGTGTAGTCCCAGATGCCGGCGGCCCCATCCACCGAGCCGTTCGCCACGGAGTGGCCGCCGTCCCAATACAGTTGCGGGCTGACGACGGGAACCGCATGCGCGCCCGTGGCGGCCAGCGCCATGCCCAGCGCGCCCGCCAGCTGCGCGCCGTTGCGGCGCAGGCGCCGGGCAGGGCTGCTGCTCTTGGCCGGCCCGCGGGCGATTTCACTGACGGCCTGCCACACGCCCGCGGCGGCGTTGAAGACTACTCGATAGACGTGATTCATTGATCTCTTCCATGCCGGCGCCGATGGCGGTCCGGCAAAATGGGACGTGATATTGATTTAAATGAAACTAAATGCGTCTTAACGGAGGGTCGCTCAGCGGGCCAATAGCAGGTGCGGGCGGTGCAACCGTTACGGAATTCGAAATATTCTTGCTAAAAATTAACAATTATTTACGCCGCGTAATGTACGGCAAAAATGCGGATTCCTACATCGTCAATGCGGAAAAAATTGAATTGAGTTCACATTTGCTGCGCTGGCGCCACGCCAGGGCGGCGATGGCCGAGCGCCGCGTTCCTGCGTACACTCCCGGCCATGCTACGAATCGACAATCTCGGCAAGCGCTACGGCGACCATCTCGTCTTCCAGGGCCTGACCCACACGTTCACGCCCGGCTGCGTGGCGCTGTGCGAAGAAGACAGCACCGGCAAGTCCACGTTGCTGGGCATCATCGCGGGCGTCGTCGCCCCGGATGCCGGGGAAGTCTGGATTGACGGCCATTCGTGGACCCAATCGCCCGCGCAAGCCCGGGCCCGCCTGGCTTACGTGCCCGACAATTGCATGGCGCTGCCCGCGCAGACGGGGCGCGGATTGCTGGAGCAGGTCGCGGCCGAGAAGAACGTGGCGCTGACGGACAGCGTGCTCGACCTGGCGTTCCGCCTGGGGCTGGCGCCGCATCTGGACAAGCGCTTCGAGCAGATGTCCACGGGCACGCGGCGCAAGGTCTACCTGACGGCCGCCGCCCTGGGCGACCCGGCTGTCATCATTGCGGATGGGGCCAGCAACGGGCTGGACGCGCAGGCGCGCGGCGTGCTGGCCGAGCAGTTCAAGGTCTGGGCGCAGGATCGGGTGGTGCTGTTCGCCAGCCACGATCCCGAGCTGGTAGAGGCCTGCGGCGCCCACAGCGTCGAGATTGCCGCCTTGCGCTAGCGGCGCGGGCGCTTTAGTGCGAAATTAAGCAGTCTGCAACTTGCGTTGCCCCATGGATCGGATGGGGCGCCTGACTGCGCATTCCAGGACTGACCCGCAGCCTGCACCCTCATTCATAGCCCCCGATTTCATCCGGCGTGACCGCTGTTGCTCATCACATTGCTGACCGAGTCACCGTGTACAGCGGATGGAGGGTGGATCATGAATCGCAGAAGCATGCTTTTTGTGTCGATCGCAGCCTTGGCGGGCTTGCTGACGCACAAGTCCGGCGCGGCGCGGCAGCCGGCCGGGCCACCCGTCATCGGTCTGCTGGTCAACGGCGCCGCCGCCAACAATCCCGCCGTCGGGGCGGTGCGGGCAGGGTTGGCGGAACTCGGCTACGCCGAGGGCAAGAATCTCATCCTCGAAGGCCGCTACGCGGAAGGTAAGCTTGACCGCCTGCCCGCGCTGGCGGCGGAGCTGGTTGCGCTGAATGTCGACGTGATTGCCGCCTTCGGCGGGCCGGCGTCCAGCGCGGCGGTCCGGGCCACCAAGACGATACCCATCGTTTTCGCCATCGTGGCCGATCCCGTGGCCGTGGGCTTTGCCGCGACCCTGGACCGCCCCGGCGGCAATGCGACCGGCATCACCAGCAACGATCCGGAGCAGGCCCGCCGCCAGTTTGAATTGCTG includes these proteins:
- a CDS encoding ABC transporter ATP-binding protein; translated protein: MLRIDNLGKRYGDHLVFQGLTHTFTPGCVALCEEDSTGKSTLLGIIAGVVAPDAGEVWIDGHSWTQSPAQARARLAYVPDNCMALPAQTGRGLLEQVAAEKNVALTDSVLDLAFRLGLAPHLDKRFEQMSTGTRRKVYLTAAALGDPAVIIADGASNGLDAQARGVLAEQFKVWAQDRVVLFASHDPELVEACGAHSVEIAALR
- a CDS encoding autotransporter-associated beta strand repeat-containing protein, producing MNHVYRVVFNAAAGVWQAVSEIARGPAKSSSPARRLRRNGAQLAGALGMALAATGAHAVPVVSPQLYWDGGHSVANGSVDGAAGIWDYTNTNWTSADGAVNQSWTGGNAVFSGVAGTVAVGGQHQITGLEFQSDGYTLVGGANGQLNTSGVTTIRVNPNVTATLGVAILGSGVLNKQDSGTLVLNGNNTYLGGTTLAAGRLVVGSNAALGSGSLTAFGNAVLDANNKVVLNNDVNLLGAMGIGGSADLTLNGAVSGPGSLIKNGAANLTLNGANTYASGTTLNAGTLTVGDSQALGSGNLTVGGSSTLTASSQIGLGNAIILNAKLTVAGDNDLSLNGPISGAGQLVKTGNGTLNLNAINIGHTGGIALSGGTLAFSNANALGAGPLVTSGTATLKNTQATSLVNAISVNGDLTLETQSGLTMGGLLSGSGNLTKTGADELVVLGNNVYTGNLNITAGTVTTLGSAALGTPTSVNLATGTTLKLNGSTSLGSLSGNGTTRVGLGSTLTVGANNSDYVYSGSLTGNATLNKVGSGAMELAGVSALGNSQVLGGTLKVSGTVNGPGLFVASGATLSGSGSVNGSVIVANNGHLAGTSGSTLNLGGLTLSQNSNIDVALGTPATGNVPLFAVNGSMTLDGILNITDAGGLGDGMYRLFTYNGLLTNSILDFGTLPNTLTAGELSVQTAIGNEVNLLVSSSNRRTLFWDGATTVPNGVVAGGSGVWNAGATNWTNFDGTVNSNWSGQFAVFQGNSGVVLVQGTQTVDGMQFMADGYQLLAGAGGKLNAVNRDGGKFALRVDPGVTAWINVDINGTGTLQKLDQGTLVLNGNNGYQGGTVLAGGTLVAGSNSALGTESLTAADGTTLDNNKALTVANGIIAEGQLNLAGSNDLTLNGNIVGGGLNKNGTSTLTLGGDNYFAGTMALNNGKLVLASNNPLGHSTLNAASGTQLDNSVALSLGNTVNLAGDLNLVGNQDLTLGGLVNGLGGLTKRGTGKLTLNGNNAFQGGVTLMGGNLGVGYDTALGEGTLTVRNAATLDASRAVTLANKVQLSASLTLDGSNDITLNGVIDGYQELTKNGAGRLTLNGENRHSGGTTVNAGNLNLGNAAALGTGMLTVTGNTQLDTAGPMRLGNTVNVDGVLTVAGNNSLILDGLISGNGTLRKTGADSLLLTGGANSFSGTIDLQSGSLTTAGTNALGQNATANVAAGANLFVTDLVRLDRLNGAGAVTVSWGNILSVGANGGNSSFSGQLNGKGSLTKTGAGSMVLSGANTLAGSTSVTAGSLWVDGSLASSDVVVYSGATLGGAGSIAGNVEVLDNATLKLMAGHTLSVGSLALDANSIVNASLGAPALGGGAALVNVAGDLTLGGTLNISDAGGFGTGVYRLMNYGGSLTDNGMRFGNVPGSVHPADLALQTAVDKQINLLVAAPNVTVQFWDGSQTVGNGAIEGGSGTWDGANANWTGVDGNGNRSWAGKFAVFQGAAGTVTVAGAQSATGMQFMTNGYVLERGSLGSLNLVNGDQGYASVRVDPGVTATINAPLVGSGTLAKLDAGTLVLNASNGYTGGTALNGGTLVLGNDKALGSGLLTAANGTTLDSNTAVTVRNKIALNGALTIAGSSAMDLNGTVGGAGGLIKNGAANLTLSGVNIYAGGTLLNAGGLIVGNGAALGSGTLTVGGAATLDNTQALALANNIALNAGLTVQGSQDLTLNGNIAGAGSLTKNGASTLTLNGANTYTGGTYVNSGTLALGAGSSLAATGTVTVASGATFDLSAGQGAQVFGTLAGAGNIKMGSNSLLAGGSANGIFGGSVSGTGTLVKQGSGTQTLTGANSYTGGTLVADGTLRAGSATALVQGTAYQVLSGAVLDLNGNALQASSLSGAGTVALGAGTLTVNSAAGSTSYYSGIVVGSGGLVKTGAGALALTGGSAFSGGVQLKQGSIGLGHSLGLGTGMLSMDDGTVISLIANGMTIANNLHMTGTNDPVIDTGANTATWAGAITGGGFLTKQGSGVLTLTSAGNSYTGATDVAQGTLKAGAANTFSSASAHTVTSGAVLDLAGYSQTVASLNNSGTVNLSGGTPGATLKVTGPYVGNNGKLGVSTVLGADGSATDKLLLSGAGAIASGSTTVQITNAGGLGAQTGSQGIQVIATENGASLQPGSFTLAGGHIDAGAYEYRLAQTAQGAALHSTNTQVNPGPGTGPGTDPGTGPGTGPGTGPGTDPGTGPGTGPGTDPGTGPGTGPGTDPGTGPGTGPGTDPGTGPGTGPGTDPGTGPGTGPGTGPGTGPGTGPGTGPGTPAPAYREEVPLLSALPAQLRQADMAMLGDMRKRMGDEAAQGAIDLDPSHRAWARVLRTAPTITQQGTVNPESSGHLTGFQAGVDVYASRNLRAGLYVGQLDGDMGVRGFSSGMERKYAGYNNLRGRYVGLYGTWQHDSGLYADAVIQGADYRSSLRTADTGAGATTKGHGWLASLEVGKPIDLGNSWQLEPQAQIIYRKLNLDDTTLSLAKVKNDADDDWTLRLGARVKGSYSIGGTVLQPFARVNLYKASNTTDVASFSAPAGTTDIRAKGGYTSTELAVGAMVQLTKSTSLYGDVGKLWANSGDSRVKTGAQGSIGLRVLW